Within Staphylococcus sp. NRL 16/872, the genomic segment GTAATCTCAATGTTGTTAAGTTCACCTTTGTCTACTTTTAATACGATATTTTCAAAGTTACTGCCTGAACCAGAAGCAAAGATAGCTACTTTAGTCACGCCTCTACCCCCTCTAAATAGATAGGCGTATCTTTATCTGTAATAATTTCACCAATTTCATATGCTGAAATGCCTTCATTATTTAATATTTCAATCGCTTTTTTAGCTTCTTCTTTATCCACAATAACCGTATAACCTATTCCCATATTAAATACGTTATACATTTCTTGAGTTTCAATTTGAGCCTGTTGTTGTAACCATTCAAATACTTTAGGCGTTGGGAATGATTGAGTATCAATCTTCGCTGCTAAGCCTTTAGGTAAGCCACGTGGGATGTTTTCGTAAAAACCGCCACCTGTGATATGATTCATGCCTTTTATTTGGACAGCCTTTTTCAGAGCAAGAATAGGCTTAACATATAACTGTGTGGGCGCTAAGAACGTATCTAGATACGTACGTCCATCGAATTCATCATTTAAATTAATACCTGATTCTTTAATTAATTTACGGACTAAACTATAACCGTTTGAATGAATACCGTTTGAGGCAAGACCAATGATAGCTTGACCTTCTTGAATCGCTGAGCCATCAATGTAGTCTTCTTTCTCAACTGCACCTACCGCAAAACCTGCAAGATCATATTCACCCTCATGGTACATTTCGCCCATTTCTGCAGTTTCACCACCGATTAAAGCGGTATTAGTTTCTTCACAACCGTCACTTACGCCTTTAACGATTTGTTCAATCACTTCTGGCACCACTTTATTTGTAGCAATATAATCTAAGAAATAAAGTGGTTCAGCACCTGTAGTTAAAATGTCATTCACGCACATTGCTACGGCATCGATGCCAATGGTATCGTGTTTGTCATTATCAATTGCTAGCTTTAATTTAGTGCCTACACCATCCGTGCCAGAGACGAGAACGGGTGCTTTCATATTTAATTGTGATAAGTCGAATGTTGCACCAAATCCTCCTAGACCGCCAAACACTTCTTTACGCATCGTACGTTGGACGTGACTCGACATTCTTTCAACTGCTTCATAACCTGCGTGAATATCAACACCTGATTGTTCATAAGCTTTAGACATGGATATTACCCTCTCTATCAAAGTAGTGTTTATGATTGTTAATATAATCCTTTTGACGTTGACTCAAGTTTTTATAATAATTCTCTTCGTAATCGAAAAGACCTGCCGGATAGTCGCCCGTGAAGCTTTCTACACATAAGCCGTGATATGGCGCATCGTAATCTAAACCAATCGATTCAATTAACCCCTCAACGCTTAAATATGCTAATGAATCTGCGCCAATATATTCACAAATTTCTTCTGGTGATTTACTAGCTGAAATCAATTCAGCCGTTGTTGAGACATCAATACCATAGAAACTTGGGAACATAAATTCTGGAGAGGCTATACGTACGTGAACTTCTTTTGCACCTGAATCTTTCAACATTCTCACAATGCGTTTACTTGTCGTTCCTCGCACAATAGAATCATCAACCAAGACAATACTTTTTCCTTCAACAATATCTTTAACAGCAGATAATTTTACGCGAACACCTTGCTCTCTTAATTCTTGAGTGGGTTGAATAAATGTACGTGCCACATATTGGTTTTTTACTAAGCCCATTTCATATGGCAAGTTGCTTTCTTCAGCATACCCACTTGCGGCTGATAGTGATGAATTAGGTACACCAATGACCATATCAGCATTAGCTGGACTTTCTTGAGCTAATTTTTTACCAGACGCTTTACGTACAGCGTGAACATTTTTCCCAGCAATCGTAGAATCCGGACGTGCAAAGTAGATGTATTCCATCGCTGAAATTGCAGTATTCGTATGACTTGTATAAGATTTTACTTCAATACCATCTTTGTTAATTACGACGTATTCACCGGCGTGAATATCTTGAACAAATTCAGCACCTAATACATCAATCGCACATGTTTCACTTGCTAAAATATATGTTCCATCTTGCATTTTACCGACTACAAGCGGACGGATGGCATTAGGATCAACTGCCCCATATAGTGCGTCTTTAGTTAAAATCGCAAAAGTGAAACCACCTTTAATTTGACGTAAACTTTCTTTTAAAGCTTCTTCAAAAGTTGGTGCTTTACTACGACGAATTAAATGCATGATCACTTCAGTATCAGATGATGAATGGAAAATAGCCCCATGTTTTTCTAAATACTGACGAAGCGCTTGCGCGTTAATTAAGTTACCATTGTGACAAATCGCTACGCTCATATCGTAGAAGTGGTAAAGGAATGGCTGAATATTTTCAATACCTTTATTACCAGAAGTAGCATAGCGCACATGACCAATAGCGTTATGTCCTTCTTTAAGATTCTTCATTTGAGGCGCTTTAATCGCTTCAGTTAATAAACCTAAACCACGTTCGCCTTTTAATGTTTCACCATCTGAAACAACAATACCTGCACCTTCTTGACCACGATGTTGTAAACTATGAAGTCCCATATAAGTTAATTGGGCTGCTTCAGAATGATTCCATATTCCGAATACTCCACACTCTTCGTTTAATCCACTGTAGTTAAACATTTTTCGATGGCTCCTTCCCAATTTTCTTTGATATCTGAGACTTTTTCTACAATAGTAGTTTGAGCATTTGAAACATTAAATTCATCTACATCTGTTAATTCACCGATTTCAACAGCATTGTCGATATCCAGTGTTTGACCTTCTTTTACTGCAATCACGTAGCGACCTTGTGTTTCACTAAATAACTGCGCATCTGTAAGATCTACATGAGCCGATAAACCAAGACTATGATAAGCACTAATACGTGCTAACGTAATTAATAAACCGCCTTTACCAACTGTTTGTACATGAGAAGCGACACCATTTCTAATTGCTGTTTTAACCGCTTCTCCTTTTGCCACTTCATCACTTAAATCGATAGCTTCAAATTCGTGATTAACTTTGCCGTATAATAACTTTTCAATTTGACTGCCGCCGAAATCGTCTTTAGTTTCTCCAACAAGATATAATTTGTGTCCAGCTTTAGGATGGAAGTCGTTTAAATAATCAATATCTTCAATTAGACCTACCATACCTACTACAGGCGTTGGGAAAATAGATGTACCACGTGTTTCGTTATATAATGAAACGTTACCAGAAACGACAGGTGTTTTTAGCACTTCACATGCTTCTGCCATCCCTTTAGTAGAATCAATTAATTGTTGGTAGATTTCTTTCTTTTCAGGTGAACCATAGTTTAAGCAATCTGTTATAGCTAATGGTGTTGCCCCAACAGCGATTAAGTTACGATATGCTTCTGCTACAACCATTTTTCCACCTTCATAAGGTTGGTTAAAGACATATCTTGCTTCACCATCAATTGTAGAAGCAACAGCTTTATTTGTGCCTTCTACACGTACAACTGAAGATTGTAAGCCTGGTTTAATAATTGTATTCGCACCAACTTGTTGATCATATTGTTCGTATAGATAATGTTTTGAAGCGATTGTTGGGTGCGTTAATAGTTTTTCAAATACATCTTGAGCATCGATAGCACTATAATCATTTTTAGATGTATTATATTCTTTTTCTTCACCTTCTAAAATGTAAACAGGCGCTTCATCAGCTAACGATTGAACCGGAATATCTGCATAGACCTCATCTTCGTATTTAAGAACGAAGCGGTCAGTGTTTGTTACTTCACCAATGATTGCGCTATCAAGTTCATGTTTATCGAATAAGTCTAGGAATTTTTGTTCTGTGCCTTTTTCAACTACTAATAACATTCTCTCTTGCGTTTCTGAAAGCATCATTTCATACGGTGAAATACCAGGTTCGCGAGTTGGCACTTTATCCAAGTGTAATTCCAAACCGCTTCCGCCTTTCGCTGCCATTTCAGATGAAGAAGACGTTAAACCAGCAGCACCCATATCTTGAATACCGACTAATTCGTCAAATGTAATAGCTTCTAATGTCGCTTCCATTAACTTTTTACCAACAAATGGATCACCAATTTGGACTGATGGACGTTTACTTTCACTTTCTTCAGTTAACTCTTCTGATGCAAAAGTAGCCCCGTGAATACCGTCACGTCCTGTTTTCAAACCTACATAAATGACTGAGTTACCTTCACCTTTAGCAGTCCCTTTTTGAACCATGTCGTGGTCAATGACACCTACACACATAGCGTTAACTAATGGGTTACCATCGTAACGATCGTCAAACTCAATTTCACCAGCAGTTGTTGGAATACCAATACAATTACCATAACCACCGATACCACGAACCACACCTTTAAGTAAGCGTTGATTTTGTTTTACTGATAGTTCACCAAAACGTAAGCTATTTAATAAATTAATTGGTCTAGCGCCGATAGAAACGATGTCTCTAATAATACCGCCTACACCAGTTGCTGCGCCTTGATACGGTTCAATTGCAGAAGGATGGTTATGAGATTCTACTTTAAATACAACAGCTTGATTATCACCAATATCAACTACCCCAGCGCCTTCACCTGGTCCCATTAATACATGTTCACCAGTTGTTGGGAATTGCTTTAAGAATGGCTTAGAGTGTTTGTAAGAACAATGTTCACTCCACATTACAGAGAAGATACCGACTTCAGTAAAGTTAGGTTCTCTGCCCAAAATTTCACACACTTTATCATATTCTGCATCACTTAAACCCATGTCTTGATAGACTTTTTCAAGTTTAATTTCTTCAATACTTGGTTCGATAAACTTAGACATTTTGTTCCCTCCAACTATTAACCATTGCTTCGAATAATTTCACACCGCTATCAGTGCCAAGAATTGTTTCAAGTGCTCGTTCTGGATGTGGCATCATTCCACATACATTACCTCGCTTATTAACAATACCCGCAATATGCTCATGAGAGCCGTTTGGATTATCTTCATAAGTTAAGATAATTTGATTATTTTCAACTAATTCTTCATACATTTCATCTGTACAATAATAATGACCTTCACCATGTGCTACTGGATAAACTACAATTTCATTTTCACCATAAAGATTAGTGAATGAAGTTTGATTATTAGCAATTTTCAGTTTTTCATTTCTGCTAATAAATAAATGAGAATCATTATGTAGTAATGCGCCAGGTAATAGACCTATTTCCGTTAAAATTTGGAATCCATTGCAAACACCTAATACAGGTTTACCTTCTTCAGCGAAACGTTTCACTTCATCAATAATCGGCGCTACGCTTGCCATTGCACCTGAACGAAGATAGTCACCGAAAGAGAAACCACCTGGAATGAGTACCCCATCAAAACCTTCTAATGATGTTTCTCGATAGTCAACATATTCTGCTTCAGCGCCTGACTTAATTGCTGCATTGTACATGTCTCTATCACAATTTGAACCTGGAAATACGAGAACTGCAAACTTCATCTTATGCATTCTCCTTTTCATCTACAATTTTGTAGCTATATTCTTCAATAACTGTATTCGCAAATAATTTTTCACTTAACGTTGTGATAATATTATCCACCGCTTCATCTGTAGCTTCATCAACAGTCATATATAATACTTTACCTACACGAATGTCATTTACTTGTTTATACCCTAAATCATGTACTGCTCGATTTAAGGCTTGTCCTTGCGTATCTAATACCTGTGGTTGTAGTGTGATGTGAAGTTCAATCGTTTTCATTATTTAAGTTCCTCCAATTTATTTAAAAATGTTTGGTATGTGTCAATAAGTGAACCAGTGTCATTTCTGTAAACGTCTTTATCAAAGTTAGTATCTGAATCTTTATCCCAAATACGGCAAGTATCAGGAGAAATTTCATCAGCTAATAAAATCTTGCCATCTTGTGTTCTGCCAAATTCAACTTTAAAATCTACCAAACGTAAATTCATTTCATCCATCAGTTGAATTAGCACACGATTGATATCTTTTGCCATCGTTTTTAATGTTTCTATTTCTTCATCATTAGCAATATTAAGAAGTTTAACGTGATCATCTGTAATAAGTGGATCATTTAAATCATCATTTTTGTAAAAAAATTCTACCAATGGTGCTTCAAATTGATGCCCCTTTTCAAAACCTAAACGTTTTGTAATAGAACCAGTTGCGATATTACGAACCACTACTTCTAGTGGAATAATTTTGACTTCTTTGACTAATTGTTCTGTCTCGGATAGTTGTTTAATAAAATGACTCTTAATTCCTTTTTGATTTAAATAATCAAAGATAATTGAAGTAATTTTATTATTTAAACGCCCTTTACCTTCCATAGTGTCTTTTTTCGCGCCATTTCCAGCTGTAACTTCGTCTTTATATTCCACTCTTAATTGATGCGGTGTGTCAGTAGAAAAAATTCTTTTTGCTTTACCTTCATATAATAGAGACATGAATTATTCTCTCCCTTCAAATTCCTTGAGCATTTTAGCTTCTGTATCATCAATATCATCAGTCAAAATAGTCATATGGCCCATTTTACGGTCAGGTTTACGTTCAGATTTGCCATAAATATGAATATGCCATTCAGGATGGTCACTAAATTTATCCTCTAGCAAGTCTAAATCGCGACCTAGCAAATTCATCATGACGGCAGGTTTCAATATTTCAACTGAGTTTGGAAGTGTTTGTCCTGTAACTGCTAAGATATGTGTATCAAATTGTGAATAATCACAAGCTTCGATTGAATAATGTCCGGAATTATGAGGACGTGGTGCAATTTCATTTACAAATAAGTGATTATCTTTATCTATAAAGAATTCAACCGTAAATGTTCCAACGAAATGTATTGCTTCAATAATTTTATTTACTTCATCTCTTGCTTCTTGTTCTTTATCGCTTCTCGCTGGCACGATAGTTTTAAATAGTATTTGATTGCGGTGTTCGTTTTCTTGTAATGGGAAATAAGTGATTTGCTTTTGATTACCAATGGTTACTGTTAAAGAAACTTCAAGTGCTAAATCTAAATATTGTTCCGCTACACATTCTTGATTAGAAATAAGTGCTTTAGCTTCTTCAATATTTGTTTCATCTTTAACTAGTATTTGTCCTTTACCATCATAACCACCAAAGCGTGTTTTCAGAATGAAAGGATAGCCTAATTCATTTATAGCCGTTTGGAGGTCATCATTACTTTGAACAGACAAGAATGGAACAATTTTAGAACCAGCTTGCTCTAATGTTTGTTTTTCAGTTAATCTGTCTTGTAATAATTGAATGGCTTGATAACCTTGAGGAATATTAAATTGTTTAGTTAGGTGTTGAAGTTGGTCGGCCGAAATATTTTCAAATTCATAAGTAATCACGTCAGTTTTTCGACCTAACTCTTGTAATGCTTGTTCATCATCATAAGCGGCATTAATAAATTCATGCGCCACTGGTCTACATGGACTATCGGCATTAGGATCTAAACATACGACTTTAAATCCCATCTTTTGAGCAGATTGTGCCATCATTTTGCCCAGCTGTCCTCCGCCGATAATACCAATCGTGTCACCAAACTTTAATTTATTGAAGTTCATTTTGCATCTCACCTACTTTATCTACAAGTGATTGTTCATAATTTTCTAAATTTTTACGAACACTTTCATTACCAATACTTAAAATTCTCGCCGCTAAAATTCCGGCATTCTTTGCACCAGCTGTACCAATGGCTGTAGTTGCAACAGGAATACCACCAGGCATTTGTACTATTGATAATAATGAATCTAAACCTTTTAAACTTTTAGACTCGATAGGAACTCCAATAACCGGTAATGTCGTCATCGATGCTACCATCCCAGGTAAATGTGCTGCTCCGCCTGCACCAGCGATGATAATGTCATAACCATCTGTTCTCGCTTGACTTGCAAAATCGAACATTAACTTTGGCGTACGATGTGCAGATACTACTTTTTTATCGTACGGAATTTCAAATTTCTCTAACATTGCGCAACTTTCTTGCATAATCTTCCAGTCTGAGGAACTACCCATAATGACTGCTACTTTCACTTTGTACACCCTTTCAAAAGTTTGAAATTTAGATACGATTAGTTGTATATTACAGATATAGCATAACAATCATTACATGCTTTTTCAATTAAAAATCGAACTTTATCGATAATTTTTAATTTAATTTACGTCTTTTGCCAAAAATTTGACGTAACTAGAGCTTGAAAGTTAAGCTATAATTATGAGTTAAACAAACAAGGAGGAATTTTTTGTGGTTGCAAAAATTTTAGATGGGAAACAAATTTCTAAGGACTACAGACAGGGATTACAAGATCAAGTAGAAGCTTTAAAAGAAAAAGGCTATACTCCTAAATTATCTGTTATCTTAGTGGGAAACGATGGCGCTAGTCAAAGTTACGTTAATTCTAAAAAGAAAGCTGCTGAAAAAATTGGCATGATTTCTGAAATTGTTCATTTAGACGAAGATACTTCAGAGGAAGATGTATTAAAAGAATTAGATCGTTTAAACAATGATGATTCAGTAAGTGGTATCTTAGTTCAAGTTCCACTTCCTAAACAAGTAAGTGAACAAAAAATCTTAGAATCAATTAATCCTGATAAAGACGTTGATGGCTTCCATCCTTCAAATATCGGTAAACTATACATTGACGAGCAAACATTTGTACCTTGTACACCTCTAGGTATTATGGAAATCTTAAAACATGCTGATATCGATTTAGAAGGTAAAAATGCCGTTGTTATTGGTCGTAGCCACATTGTTGGTCAACCAGTTTCTAAATTATTATTACAAGCTAATGCGACTGTAACTATTTTACATTCACGTACTAAAGATATGCAAAGTCATTTAAAAGATGCTGATGTTATCGTAAGTGCAGTTGGTAAACCTGGTCTTGTAACTAAAGATGACGTCAAAGAAGGCGCTATTATTGTCGATGTAGGTAATACACCAGATGAAAACGGTAAATTAAAAGGTGACGTTGAATTTGACGAAGTTAAAGAAGTAGCTGGCGCAATTACTCCTGTTCCAGGTGGCGTTGGTCCTTTAACAATCACTATGGTACTAAACAATACTTTATTAGCTGAAAAAATGCGTCGTGGCATTGAATAATTCTATCGATTGTAAATGTAATTGATTATTAAAAAAAGGGATCATAAGCGAATTTGTATCGCTTATGATCCCTTTAATATTTGGTTTAGTTATTAAACAGCCACACTTAATTTAGGTACAAATGTTTCGAAGTGGATACGGCTTTGGTCAATATTCATTTCTTTCAATAATTCAATAACTGATTGAAGAAATTGAGTGCCACCACATACGTATACTTCTGTTTCGCTACTAATAAATTTATCTAAATATTCTTTAGTTAAATATCCATTTGACGCTCTGTCATATAATTCATAATTAACTGTTTCTGCTTTTTCACTAATATCTTTTAATAGTGAAGTAAACGGTGTATCATTTACATCTCCAGTCACTTGAATGAATTGAGCCTGGCTACCTTTATCAGCGACTTCTCTAAACATTGAAACTAATGGTGTAACACCAATTCCAGCTCCAATAAATAATTGTGGATGTTCAGTATTTTCTACCATGAAAGGTCCAACTGGCGCTGATAAATTAATGTCATCGCCCTCTTTTAATTCATCATGTAATATTGTTGATACTTCACCTTCATGATCTGTAGTAACATCTCTCTTAACTGCAAATGTTAAATGTGTTTTGTCTCCACCAACGATAGAATAATGACGTTTTGCACGATAAGGCATTTTGCTACTACTTACATCTACTGTAATGTAGTTACCAGGGATAAATCGACTTAAATCATATTCATCTGAAGTTACTGTAAATGCTTTAATATTTGATGATAGTTGTTCTATTTTTTCAATTTTGAATGGTTTAAATCCATCCCATAACATTTTACTGTAAATATCTTTTTCAACTTGAATAAATACATCAGCGATTTCTTGATATGCTTTTTTCCAAGTTTGAATAATCGGATCCTCATCATCAAGGCCTACGACTGCTTTGATTGCTTCGATTAAGTTCTCTCCTACGATATCGTAGCCTGCAGGTGGAACTTGTAAAGCACAATGTTTATAAGCGATTTCTTTAACAACCGGCAAAATATTAGCTAGATTTTCAATATTAACTGCCGCTGCCAACACACTTTGAGCTAACGCAGTTGATTGGAAACCCTTCTGCTGGTTAGTTTGGTTAAACATATTTTTTAATTCAGGATGTTGATTAAACATTCTTTTATAAAAATACGATGTTATTTCAGTACCTTTTTCTTGTAAGACAGGCACTGTTTCTTTGATAATTGCTTTTTCCTGTTCATTTAACACTAAAATCACTCCCGTAATATTTAAATTGTACTAATTACAAATTTATTGTAATACATTTTAAAAAGTTAAAGCTAATAAAAGTTAGTATTTTCACAAAATGTTCAATTTACATAAACTTAATATATATTTTTCTTTATATTATTTTAATTTTAGAAGTTATACGCTATATTAAGACTATAGTATGATGTATAATGTCAGAAAATAAAGTATAGTTTAAATAAACAAAACAACGATTTATTATTTCGGAGGTTAACGTAATGAATAAACTAATACAGTCACTTTCAGCGCTCGGAGTCTCCGCAACTCTTGTTACCCCAAATTTAAGTGCCGAAGCAACGTCTAATCATGCCCCTGAACTTAAAGGTGTCAATGATATCGTGATTGCAAAAGGTCAAAATTATAATTTGTTAAATGGAATTAGTGCTTTCGACAAAGAAGATGGTGATTTAACTCATAAAATTACAGTTGATGGTCATGTGGATACATCAAAAGTCGGAAAGTATAAAGTACAGTATCATGTCATCGATTCAGATGGAGCTAAAGAGACATCTACTAGATACATAGAAGTCAAATAAATGTCATATTTATAAAATTCAGATGAGATATAATTCTCATCTTTTTTTATGCTCAAATCCCTTGAAAACGTTGAAAATGATAACGTTTCTCAACTACAACAACTTTAGACTTAATTTTGTCATTTTTCACAGAATAGACACATAAATTTAACAAATCTTATATTCCCCGTCATTTCTATTCTCATTAGTTTTTTACTATTTATAAATATAATTTTTTTTCTATAAGTACTTGTAAATATTGCGTAATAAACTAATATTAATGATAAGCCCTACATTTGTAGTATTAGGAGGTCAAAAAAGTGTCAAAATTTAAGTCTTTGCTTCTAATGTTTGGGACGCTTGTTTTACTTAGCGGGTGTTCGAACATAGAAGTATTTAATGCAAAAGGGCCAGTAGCAAGTAGTCAGAAGTTCTTGATTATCTATTCAATCATCTTCATGCTTGTTATTGTTGCTGTTGTTCTTACTATGTTCGCTGTTTTTATTTTCAAATATAGCTACAATAAAAATAACGAATCTGGTAAGATGCACCACAATTCTTTAATTGAAACAATTTGGTTTGTGGTACCGATCATTATCGTTATCGCTTTAGCTATTCCAACAGTTAAAACGTTATACGATTATGAAAAACCACCTGAAAGTAAAGAAGATCCAGTGGTGGTTTATGCAGTAAGTGCTGGATATAAATGGTTCTTTGCTTATCCAGAACAAAAAATTGAAACAGTTAATACATTAACTATTCCAAAAAATCGTCCAGTAGTATTTAAACTTCAATCTATGGATACGATGACTAGTTTCTGGATTCCACAATTAGGTGGTCAAAAATATGCCATGACTGGCATGACAATGGATTGGACTTTAACAGCCGATCAAACAGGTACTTTCAGAGGACGTAACTCAAACTTCAATGGTGAAGGTTTTGCTCGCCAAACATTTAAAGTTCACTCTGTAGACCAAAAAGATTTCGATGCTTGGGTAAAAGATGCTAAAGGTAAGAAAACAATTAGCCAAGATGAGTTTGATAAACAAATTCTTCCAAGCACACCAAATAAAGAATTAACATTCAATGGTACGCATATGGCATTCGTTGACCCTGCAGCTGATCCAGAGTACATCTTCTATGCTTATAAACGTTATAATTACGTTCAAAAAGATCCAAACTTCGTTGCAGAAGACAAATTATATGAAGATGTTACAGATAAACCTCAGAAACCAGCTCGTAAGGTTCAAATTACAAACGCTAACTATAAGCGTCATGGTATGAAGCCAATGATTTTAGGCAACAATGATCCTTATGATAATGAATTCAAAAAAGAAGAATCTCATAACTCTGAGGAAATGGAAAAAATCAATAAAGGAGCTAAAGACGAAAATGCGTCTAAGCTTCAGCACAAAGACAATGATCATGGAGGTGAACATTAATGAATTTTCCATGGGATCAATTGCTCGTTAAAGGTAACTGGATGATTACAATGGCCCAAATTGGTGCGCCATTCTTAGTTATCGGACTTATCGCAGTAATTACTTATTTCAAATTATGGAAATATCTTTATAATGAATGGTTCACATCCGT encodes:
- the purM gene encoding phosphoribosylformylglycinamidine cyclo-ligase: MSKAYEQSGVDIHAGYEAVERMSSHVQRTMRKEVFGGLGGFGATFDLSQLNMKAPVLVSGTDGVGTKLKLAIDNDKHDTIGIDAVAMCVNDILTTGAEPLYFLDYIATNKVVPEVIEQIVKGVSDGCEETNTALIGGETAEMGEMYHEGEYDLAGFAVGAVEKEDYIDGSAIQEGQAIIGLASNGIHSNGYSLVRKLIKESGINLNDEFDGRTYLDTFLAPTQLYVKPILALKKAVQIKGMNHITGGGFYENIPRGLPKGLAAKIDTQSFPTPKVFEWLQQQAQIETQEMYNVFNMGIGYTVIVDKEEAKKAIEILNNEGISAYEIGEIITDKDTPIYLEGVEA
- the purF gene encoding amidophosphoribosyltransferase; translated protein: MFNYSGLNEECGVFGIWNHSEAAQLTYMGLHSLQHRGQEGAGIVVSDGETLKGERGLGLLTEAIKAPQMKNLKEGHNAIGHVRYATSGNKGIENIQPFLYHFYDMSVAICHNGNLINAQALRQYLEKHGAIFHSSSDTEVIMHLIRRSKAPTFEEALKESLRQIKGGFTFAILTKDALYGAVDPNAIRPLVVGKMQDGTYILASETCAIDVLGAEFVQDIHAGEYVVINKDGIEVKSYTSHTNTAISAMEYIYFARPDSTIAGKNVHAVRKASGKKLAQESPANADMVIGVPNSSLSAASGYAEESNLPYEMGLVKNQYVARTFIQPTQELREQGVRVKLSAVKDIVEGKSIVLVDDSIVRGTTSKRIVRMLKDSGAKEVHVRIASPEFMFPSFYGIDVSTTAELISASKSPEEICEYIGADSLAYLSVEGLIESIGLDYDAPYHGLCVESFTGDYPAGLFDYEENYYKNLSQRQKDYINNHKHYFDREGNIHV
- the purL gene encoding phosphoribosylformylglycinamidine synthase subunit PurL, which translates into the protein MSKFIEPSIEEIKLEKVYQDMGLSDAEYDKVCEILGREPNFTEVGIFSVMWSEHCSYKHSKPFLKQFPTTGEHVLMGPGEGAGVVDIGDNQAVVFKVESHNHPSAIEPYQGAATGVGGIIRDIVSIGARPINLLNSLRFGELSVKQNQRLLKGVVRGIGGYGNCIGIPTTAGEIEFDDRYDGNPLVNAMCVGVIDHDMVQKGTAKGEGNSVIYVGLKTGRDGIHGATFASEELTEESESKRPSVQIGDPFVGKKLMEATLEAITFDELVGIQDMGAAGLTSSSSEMAAKGGSGLELHLDKVPTREPGISPYEMMLSETQERMLLVVEKGTEQKFLDLFDKHELDSAIIGEVTNTDRFVLKYEDEVYADIPVQSLADEAPVYILEGEEKEYNTSKNDYSAIDAQDVFEKLLTHPTIASKHYLYEQYDQQVGANTIIKPGLQSSVVRVEGTNKAVASTIDGEARYVFNQPYEGGKMVVAEAYRNLIAVGATPLAITDCLNYGSPEKKEIYQQLIDSTKGMAEACEVLKTPVVSGNVSLYNETRGTSIFPTPVVGMVGLIEDIDYLNDFHPKAGHKLYLVGETKDDFGGSQIEKLLYGKVNHEFEAIDLSDEVAKGEAVKTAIRNGVASHVQTVGKGGLLITLARISAYHSLGLSAHVDLTDAQLFSETQGRYVIAVKEGQTLDIDNAVEIGELTDVDEFNVSNAQTTIVEKVSDIKENWEGAIEKCLTTVD
- the purQ gene encoding phosphoribosylformylglycinamidine synthase subunit PurQ, encoding MKFAVLVFPGSNCDRDMYNAAIKSGAEAEYVDYRETSLEGFDGVLIPGGFSFGDYLRSGAMASVAPIIDEVKRFAEEGKPVLGVCNGFQILTEIGLLPGALLHNDSHLFISRNEKLKIANNQTSFTNLYGENEIVVYPVAHGEGHYYCTDEMYEELVENNQIILTYEDNPNGSHEHIAGIVNKRGNVCGMMPHPERALETILGTDSGVKLFEAMVNSWREQNV
- the purS gene encoding phosphoribosylformylglycinamidine synthase subunit PurS, which gives rise to MKTIELHITLQPQVLDTQGQALNRAVHDLGYKQVNDIRVGKVLYMTVDEATDEAVDNIITTLSEKLFANTVIEEYSYKIVDEKENA
- the purC gene encoding phosphoribosylaminoimidazolesuccinocarboxamide synthase — translated: MSLLYEGKAKRIFSTDTPHQLRVEYKDEVTAGNGAKKDTMEGKGRLNNKITSIIFDYLNQKGIKSHFIKQLSETEQLVKEVKIIPLEVVVRNIATGSITKRLGFEKGHQFEAPLVEFFYKNDDLNDPLITDDHVKLLNIANDEEIETLKTMAKDINRVLIQLMDEMNLRLVDFKVEFGRTQDGKILLADEISPDTCRIWDKDSDTNFDKDVYRNDTGSLIDTYQTFLNKLEELK
- the purK gene encoding 5-(carboxyamino)imidazole ribonucleotide synthase; the encoded protein is MNFNKLKFGDTIGIIGGGQLGKMMAQSAQKMGFKVVCLDPNADSPCRPVAHEFINAAYDDEQALQELGRKTDVITYEFENISADQLQHLTKQFNIPQGYQAIQLLQDRLTEKQTLEQAGSKIVPFLSVQSNDDLQTAINELGYPFILKTRFGGYDGKGQILVKDETNIEEAKALISNQECVAEQYLDLALEVSLTVTIGNQKQITYFPLQENEHRNQILFKTIVPARSDKEQEARDEVNKIIEAIHFVGTFTVEFFIDKDNHLFVNEIAPRPHNSGHYSIEACDYSQFDTHILAVTGQTLPNSVEILKPAVMMNLLGRDLDLLEDKFSDHPEWHIHIYGKSERKPDRKMGHMTILTDDIDDTEAKMLKEFEGRE
- the purE gene encoding 5-(carboxyamino)imidazole ribonucleotide mutase; the protein is MKVAVIMGSSSDWKIMQESCAMLEKFEIPYDKKVVSAHRTPKLMFDFASQARTDGYDIIIAGAGGAAHLPGMVASMTTLPVIGVPIESKSLKGLDSLLSIVQMPGGIPVATTAIGTAGAKNAGILAARILSIGNESVRKNLENYEQSLVDKVGEMQNELQ